In Ramlibacter sp., the sequence GCGTTTGCTGAAATTGGTTGTGATGCCCATGTACCGGTTGCTTTGGCCCGGGTTGAGGATCAGATAGATGCCGCCCTGGGTGTTGCCATGAATGCCGCCCGGCAGGTTGGTGGCCACGCCATTGTTGGCTGGAATCATCGTGTCAAGCCCGATCGGATAACCCAATTTGAACCATATGTCGGCCATGTGTGTTCCTCCCTGTTTCAGTCGGGGCAAGTTTAGGACAAGCTGAAAGCCGAAGATATGCAAAAGTATCTGAGACCCACGCAGCCACGTCGATTCAGAAAACTATCTACCTCGCGCAAACCCTCCAGGTGAAGAAGTCACATCAATAAGATGCCGGTCGGTGGCCTTTATCTGACCCGGATGGTGCGGTATCGCCCAATGAGTCCCAGGTCGTTGTTATGGTCGGACTCGAACCCGGCTTGTCCGGTGTTCGTACTCAGATCCATATCCATTCACTCAGGGGGAATTTTCAATGAACAGCATTGCGCTCGATCCAACATCCCAGGCCATGATGGCCCTGTTCTCCAGCGATCAGGTAACCGACGCCAACCGTCAGTCCTTGCTGGACGATCCATTGGCGGCGCTGGCTTCGCTCGGCATCGAAGTGGAAGCGGCCCATCGCGAGGCGGTCGCTCAGGGCTTGCGGGCCGTGGTGCTGGCGCAGGCACCTGCGGCACCGGCCGGATTGCTGAAAGCCAAACGCAGCTCGAACGAATTTGAGCAATACATCCACGTCTCGGCCGAGCTGTGGGGCATGGTGGTGCGCATCGACCATGAGGCGATCAAGCAGCTGCCGCGCGGCATGAAGGCCATCGAGCCCCTGGCCGAGGGCATTGGCGCGGTCATGTCGGTGTCGTCGGCACTGGGCCCGGCCGCGGTCGTGATCTTTGGGGGCCTGGCCTTCTGGTCGGCCGTGCTGACCGCCTATGTGCTGGTGCTGCCGGAGATTGACCGCGGCAAGGGCGTGTACCTCACGATCACCTGGCCGCAGATGGCCGCGGTGGTGGCCAGTGGCGGCTTGCTGGGTTTTGCGATGCTGCCGATTCCCACGGCCGTGCTCTGACGTGCCCGGGGCGTCTCGCCCGTTGTGCGGGCGAGACGCCAATTGCCTTGCACCCCGCGCTCGGGGATACTCCCGCCACCACGCGGGAGTCAACATGAGCGACAGTGTTCCGTCGGGCAGCCAATGGCTGAGCGACACGGTCAGTGCCAACACCGGCCTGGCCTCGATGAGCATCTTCAAGAACCTGGATATCTACCGCAAGGCCACGCTGATGAGGCCGGCCACGGCCGCGCTCAAGGACACCAACCGGCAACTGCGGCTGGAGGCGCTCAACGCGGTGGTGGCCGAGGCCATCCGCCTCAGCCAGACCTCCACAAGCGCGGCGCAGCTGGGCGTGCTGTACCGCTACGCCAGCCTGTGCGTCAAGCGCATCAAGGGCATCGAGGCCGCGGCCGGGCGCCTCAACACGGTCCGCGCGGTGTTTGCTCCCTCGTATGCCGGCAATGCCACGGCGCGCGCGGCCCAGCGCGCCGGCTTCATGCCCAAGGCCAAGACCCTGTCAGGCCACGACTACTGGCTCGAGAAGATCGACCCCAGGCACCACTCCTGGCGCCAGGCCGAGTTGATGGCGCTGTTCCACCAGTGGGAGGCCGACGCCGGCTCGCCGCTGAACCTGTGGGACTGGCTGGAAGCCAATGGCTCGCCCGCCGCCGTGCAACTGGCCGAGCGCGTGATCTACCTCGCACCCGACCGGCAGTGGGAAAACGCCTGCACCATCGATGACAAGGGGCTGGTGCGCAAGCTCGCGGCCGCCATCGGCACGCCGGGTGTGCCGCTGTGGACCAAGCTGTCCAACTGCGGGCCGCTCAAGCCCATCGTGTTCTACAACCCGCGCTTCTGGGCCTATGTGATCTCGCCCGCGGGGCGGCTGTACGTGCACATGCATGTGGCCGACAACTTTCACCATTCCTCGCTGCTGGCTGGCGGGCGCGTGCTGGGCGCGGGCATGGTGGGCGTGAGCAACGGCCGCATTGTCTACATCAACAACAAGTCGGGCCACTACATGCCCACGCCAGCCGAGTTCTTCAAGGCCATCCGCCAGCTCAAGCGGTTCGAGCCGCATCTGGACCTGTCGGGCGCGCTGGTGGAAGTGATCGTGGGTGGCACGCAAAGCTACCTGGCCTGGGGTGGCGACTGGCTCGACAAAAAGGGCGACCACCTGCATTTTGAAGGCCCTCTCAAAACCAGCGACACCCGCACGGACCGCGTCGGCGCGGTGCGCGCCGAATGCGCGAAGCTGATCGAGGCTGGCCAGACCTGGGCTGATGCACCGGCCATCCGCGCGCAACTGGCGCAGCGTGTGGAACTTGCCTTCAAGGATGCGCGCGACCAGTTCATGTATGACCACGTCATTACCGGATCCCCGGAGTGGACACGCCTGCGCGCCGCGGGCTGGAGGACCGAGGCCGAGGAGCCGCGCTGGTTCTTCTGACCGGCTGGCGCGGCCTCAGCGGCAGCGCAGTGGCAGCAGGCCGGTGGGGATGTCGGTGCGGTTGGTGCCGCGCACGGTCATCTTGTCCGGCACCGCGGCCGCGCCGCAGACCCAGGCCACGGGGACCACGGGAGCGTCTTCCACCACGGCCGGGCGCAGCGTCAGCGTCCTGCCCTTGAGTGTGCCGTTGGCGTTGTTGCCGAACCTGAGATGGATGGCGCCTTCCTGCACCGTCACGGAGCTGACGAGGTTGCTCACGATCTTTTCGGGTTCGGGCAAACCGGCGGCGGTGTTGTCCGCGGGCAGGGGGGCGCCCAGGCGCGCCGCGGCCGCGATCGCCGGTTTGGCGATATCGGCCAGTGGCAGGGCTTCGGCAATCTGCTGGCGCACGATGCTGTCCAGGTAGCTGGGCAGCGCGATCAGCGAGAGGATGGCGATGACGGCGATCACCACCATGAGCTCGACCAGCGTGAAGCCCTGGCCGGACCGGCCGGGGGACGAAGGATGCGGGCGAGCCATGGGAGTCAAGTCATGCCTGTGCCGCCGATCCGCGGCGCGGCGTTCTACCTGGAGGCCTGGGCCTGGTTGGGTTCCTGCGCGGGCGCGCCCCCCACCAGCACGCGGCGCGCGCCGTCAAAGCGGCGCGACCAGTAGCTCATGTCCATGTTTTCCACGCGCACCTCGGCCCCCGGCCTGGGTGAATGGATGAACTTGCCGTTGCCCACATAGATGCCCACGTGGCTGAAGGCGCGGCGCATGGTGTTGAAGAACACCAGGTCGCCGGGCTGCAGGTCTTTCTTGTCGATGGTTTCGGTGGCGGCGGCCTGCTCGTTGGCGCGGCGCGGCAGCAGCAGGCCAATGGTCTGTTCGTACATGGCGCGCACGAAGCCGCTGCAGTCAAAACCTGTTTCGGCCGAGTTGCCGCCACGGCGGTAGGGCACGCCGAGGAAGCCCATGGCCGTGACCACCAGATCCGAGGCGCGGTCGGTCACGTTGTGGCGGACTTCACCGAGCCGGGTGAGCAGCCCCTTGTCGGCCATGAACTGGGCCATGTCGTCTTCCGCAGGCGCGCCCGGCGCGGCATGGGCGCTGGCGCAGACCAACAGAAGAATGCACAGCCATCGGGACATGGAGCGGGAGGTTACCGGCGTGCCCGGGCCAAGTCAAGTGAAGTTTTTCTTCCAGTTCCCCTTCTAAGCTGTTGATTTGAATGGAATTCATGCCCGGCTTGCCCGCTGCCTTGCAGGCTCGCTTAGAGTGGGGCCTGGGGCCGCGCCAGTCCGGTCCAAACTTCACCGAGGAGTCGGGTTTCATGACAAAAGTGCCTGTAGTCCAAGCCAGTCGGACATTCCTTGCTCTCTTTTTGGTAGCAACTTTGATGGCCGGACCGGCCGGGGCGCAGAGCTTCCGGCCCCAGACGGTGGCGCAGGGGCTGGAGCACCCCTGGGCGCTGGCTTTTTTGCCCCAAGGGCGCTTTCTGGTGACCGAGCGGCCCGGGCGCATGCGCGTGCTGGAGGCCGATGGCCAGGCCGGCGCGCCGCTCGCGGGCCTGCCGGCCGTGGACGCGGGCGGTCAGGGTGGCTTGCTGGATGTGGTGATTGACTCCGATTTCGAGCACAACCGCACCCTGTATTTCTGCTTTTCCGAGGCCGGCGAGGGCGGCAACGGCACCGCGCTGGCGCGCGCCCGGCTGTCGGGCGACCGGCAGCGGCTGGAGGCCGTGCAGGTCATCTTCAGCCAGCGGCCCAAGGTGGCCAGCCGCGCGCATTTTGGCTGCCGCATCGTCGAGGCCCGCGACGGCACGCTGTTCCTCACCCTGGGCGAGCGCTACCAGCGCATGAACGACGCGCAGAAGCTGGACAACCATCTGGGCAAGGTGGTGCGCGTGGGCAAGGACGGCTCGGTGCCGCGCGACAACCCGTTCACCGGCCGCGCGGGGGCGCTGCCCGAAATCTGGAGCTACGGCCACCGCAACATGCAGGGCGCGACCCTGGCGCCCGACGGCACGCTGTGGACCCATGAGCACGGACCGCAGGGCGGCGACGAGATCAACCTGCCGCGCGCCGGCCTGAACTACGGCTGGCCGGTGATCACCTGGGGCGAGCAGTACGGGGGCGGCAAGATCGGCGAGGGCCTCACGGCCAAGGCCGGCATGGAGCAGCCGCTGCATTACTGGGTGCCATCGATCGCGCCCTCGGGCATGGCCTTTCTCACCAGCGAGCGCTATGGCGCGGCGCCGCGCGGCAACCTGTTCGTGGGTTCGCTCAAGTTTGGCTACCTGGACCGCATCGAGCTGGCCGGCGGCAAGGTGCTGCGTGAGCACCGGATCGAGATCGGGGACCGCGTGCGCGACGTGCGCCAGGGGCCCGACGGCCTGCTGTACCTGCTGACCGACAGCGACCGCGGGCGGCTGCTGCGCCTGCTGCCCTGAGCGCGCGGGCCGTCAGGGCTTGATCAGGCCCTTGCGCACCGCGTAGCGCGTGAGGCTGGCCACGTCGCTCAGGTGCAGGCGCTCCATGATGCGGGAGCGGTGCACGTCCACGGTCTTGGGGCTCAGGCCGAGTTCAAAGGCGATTTCCTTGGAGGCCCGGCCCTGCGCGATCAGCTTGAGGATCTCGACCTGACGCTCGGTCAGCTCGTCGGCGGCCGTGGGCTCCGAGGGCTGCAGCAGCCGCTGCGCGATCACGGGGCTGAAGTAGCTGCCTGACGCCATCACGCTGCGCACCGCCTGCTCCAGCTCAAAAGGGGGGGCGTCTTTCATGAGGTAGCCGCAGGCGCCGCTGGACACGGCGCGCTTGACGAAGTCCACGGTGTCGTACATCGACAGCACCAGCAGCCGGATCTCGGGGCGCGTCAGGTGCAGGTGCGAGATGGCGGCGATCCCGTCCATGCCGGGCATGGAGATGTCGGTCATCACGATGTCGGGCGACAGGTGCTCGGCCAGCGTGATCAGCTCCTGGCCGTCGCGCGCTTCGCCGATCACGTCCACGCCCTTGATCATGGACAGCAGGGCCTTGATGCCCGAGCGCACCAGGTCATGGTCGTCGGCCAGCACGATGCGAACCGTCGTAGCCGCTTCGGTGTTCTGCATGTTTTTTTCCCCCTCTCGTTGTCCGGACCCCGGTGGTCTACAGCACGGCCCTGACCACCACACCGCGGGACGGCCGGGTGCGGATGCGCAAGCGCCCCCCGGCCAGTTCCGTGCGCTCGATCATGCCGTACAAACCGACGTTGCGCTCACTGGGCTGGCCGCCCA encodes:
- a CDS encoding pilin; its protein translation is MVELMVVIAVIAILSLIALPSYLDSIVRQQIAEALPLADIAKPAIAAAARLGAPLPADNTAAGLPEPEKIVSNLVSSVTVQEGAIHLRFGNNANGTLKGRTLTLRPAVVEDAPVVPVAWVCGAAAVPDKMTVRGTNRTDIPTGLLPLRCR
- a CDS encoding C40 family peptidase, which codes for MSRWLCILLLVCASAHAAPGAPAEDDMAQFMADKGLLTRLGEVRHNVTDRASDLVVTAMGFLGVPYRRGGNSAETGFDCSGFVRAMYEQTIGLLLPRRANEQAAATETIDKKDLQPGDLVFFNTMRRAFSHVGIYVGNGKFIHSPRPGAEVRVENMDMSYWSRRFDGARRVLVGGAPAQEPNQAQASR
- a CDS encoding PQQ-dependent sugar dehydrogenase, encoding MTKVPVVQASRTFLALFLVATLMAGPAGAQSFRPQTVAQGLEHPWALAFLPQGRFLVTERPGRMRVLEADGQAGAPLAGLPAVDAGGQGGLLDVVIDSDFEHNRTLYFCFSEAGEGGNGTALARARLSGDRQRLEAVQVIFSQRPKVASRAHFGCRIVEARDGTLFLTLGERYQRMNDAQKLDNHLGKVVRVGKDGSVPRDNPFTGRAGALPEIWSYGHRNMQGATLAPDGTLWTHEHGPQGGDEINLPRAGLNYGWPVITWGEQYGGGKIGEGLTAKAGMEQPLHYWVPSIAPSGMAFLTSERYGAAPRGNLFVGSLKFGYLDRIELAGGKVLREHRIEIGDRVRDVRQGPDGLLYLLTDSDRGRLLRLLP
- a CDS encoding response regulator transcription factor; amino-acid sequence: MQNTEAATTVRIVLADDHDLVRSGIKALLSMIKGVDVIGEARDGQELITLAEHLSPDIVMTDISMPGMDGIAAISHLHLTRPEIRLLVLSMYDTVDFVKRAVSSGACGYLMKDAPPFELEQAVRSVMASGSYFSPVIAQRLLQPSEPTAADELTERQVEILKLIAQGRASKEIAFELGLSPKTVDVHRSRIMERLHLSDVASLTRYAVRKGLIKP